The Coleofasciculaceae cyanobacterium genome has a window encoding:
- a CDS encoding DUF2555 domain-containing protein, which yields MTTLKLTKQDIVGITEEEVATIAGRLEQDEYDTPFEALEDWHLLRAIAFQREELAEPYFHLLDIEAYDEA from the coding sequence ATGACTACTTTAAAGTTGACCAAGCAAGATATTGTGGGAATTACGGAAGAAGAAGTAGCTACGATTGCTGGTCGTTTGGAACAGGACGAATATGACACCCCTTTTGAAGCATTAGAAGACTGGCATCTACTTAGAGCGATCGCCTTTCAAAGGGAAGAATTAGCCGAGCCTTATTTCCATCTTCTAGATATTGAAGCCTACGACGAAGCCTAA